A region from the Natronomonas salsuginis genome encodes:
- a CDS encoding HalOD1 output domain-containing protein, which produces MATKRMGTSERIVRTVATEADSDPVELPPLYDAIDPDALDALVDRMSNGTVSFAYAGYEVTVRSDESIDLDERSMDGSASEVAVSGD; this is translated from the coding sequence ATGGCGACAAAGAGGATGGGGACATCGGAGCGAATCGTTCGGACGGTGGCGACGGAGGCCGACAGCGATCCGGTGGAACTCCCACCGCTGTACGACGCCATCGATCCGGACGCGCTGGACGCGCTCGTCGACCGGATGTCGAACGGTACAGTCTCGTTCGCCTACGCAGGGTACGAGGTGACCGTCAGAAGCGATGAGTCGATCGATCTCGACGAGCGTTCGATGGACGGTTCGGCGTCCGAAGTGGCCGTGAGCGGCGACTGA
- a CDS encoding mandelate racemase/muconate lactonizing enzyme family protein, with amino-acid sequence MHIDSFSLPLSRPLETAAGRIEMRRGFRVRVEINGTVGVGEATPLPGWTESLADCERALGAVDDPASALDGGRLADVPAARHGVSLAVLDARSRAAGRPLYRYLGRDERVESVAVNATIGDGSATATADAAVDAVDERFPAIKVKVGARGPAADLARLEAVRARCPDVEIRVDANGAWDESTAEEVLPALAALDVAVVEQPLAADRLDAHARLRDRGVEIALDESLVECGVGAVVDAAAADLLVCKPMALGGVDVARSLIDTAREFGIDGLVTTTIDGSIARAAAVHLAASVPKMRPCGLATGELLAGDLTDAVESAADGWIAVPQGKGNIPPR; translated from the coding sequence ATGCACATCGATTCGTTCTCGCTCCCGCTCTCGCGGCCGCTCGAGACCGCCGCGGGACGGATCGAGATGCGCCGCGGCTTCCGCGTTCGAGTCGAGATTAACGGAACGGTCGGGGTTGGAGAGGCGACGCCGCTACCCGGGTGGACCGAGTCGCTCGCCGACTGTGAGCGGGCGCTGGGAGCCGTCGACGATCCTGCCTCGGCGCTCGACGGCGGTCGACTGGCCGACGTACCCGCCGCCCGTCACGGCGTCTCCCTCGCGGTGCTCGACGCCCGATCGCGGGCGGCCGGTCGACCGCTGTATCGGTATCTGGGGAGAGACGAGCGCGTCGAATCGGTGGCGGTCAACGCGACGATCGGGGACGGATCAGCGACCGCGACCGCCGACGCCGCAGTCGATGCTGTCGATGAGCGCTTTCCGGCGATCAAGGTCAAGGTCGGTGCCCGGGGGCCCGCCGCGGATCTCGCTCGGCTCGAAGCAGTCCGGGCGCGTTGTCCCGACGTCGAGATACGAGTCGACGCGAACGGCGCATGGGACGAGTCCACGGCCGAAGAAGTACTGCCGGCGCTCGCGGCGTTGGACGTCGCGGTCGTCGAACAGCCCCTCGCCGCCGACCGACTCGACGCGCACGCCCGGTTGCGCGATCGCGGGGTCGAGATCGCCCTCGACGAATCGCTCGTCGAATGCGGCGTCGGAGCGGTCGTCGACGCGGCGGCGGCCGACCTCCTCGTCTGCAAGCCGATGGCGCTCGGCGGGGTCGACGTCGCACGGAGCTTGATCGACACCGCGCGCGAGTTCGGGATCGATGGGCTCGTCACGACGACGATCGACGGGTCGATCGCGCGCGCGGCAGCCGTCCACCTGGCCGCCTCCGTCCCGAAGATGAGGCCCTGCGGGCTCGCGACGGGGGAGCTGCTCGCCGGCGACCTCACGGACGCGGTCGAGTCCGCCGCAGACGGGTGGATCGCCGTTCCACAGGGAAAAGGCAATATCCCACCACGCTGA
- the menD gene encoding 2-succinyl-5-enolpyruvyl-6-hydroxy-3-cyclohexene-1-carboxylic-acid synthase, which produces MVGELNALWGRLIADELAEAGVETAVLAPGSRSTPLTIAFAEHPAIETASHLDERSAAFFALGYAKRTGAPAPLVCTSGTALANFHPAVVEADSARVPMVLLTADRPPELSDSGANQTIDQEKFYGDSVRAYRTLPEPEAADRKLRSLRTTVARAVGTATGVMPGPVHLNVPLRKPLEPNATAESVPKGVPDGALPEEFEGSDRASLADRDGPFVATVRGRAGLSDADCRRIADAVERAERGLIVCGPADDGGLTRAALDSLACSTGFAVLADPLSGHRFGAHDAGVTICGGYDGYLSAIETIPDVVIRFGASPTSKPLRRYLRDSGARQFVVDPAGGWREATFTATDLVVADETRFAVDLADAVDRERGAYANALAAAEDDYWSFVAGSEPPEGAILADAVALAPDPTTLFVSNSMPVRDLDRFGRPRDADVTALGNRGASGIDGITSSALGAGYGTDDSLVLVTGDLAYYHDMNGLLAVSRAGVDATIVCVNNDGGGIFHLLPIEEHETFEEWFRTPHGLEFEHSAALYDLAFARTDDRGEFRERYADSVERDGTQLIEVRTDSGRNHEERRRLERAVVDYLSG; this is translated from the coding sequence TGACGATCGCCTTCGCGGAGCATCCCGCGATAGAGACGGCGTCGCACCTCGACGAGCGGTCGGCCGCCTTCTTCGCGCTCGGCTACGCGAAGCGAACCGGAGCCCCGGCACCGCTGGTCTGCACCTCCGGGACGGCGCTCGCGAACTTCCATCCCGCGGTCGTCGAAGCCGATTCGGCGCGGGTGCCGATGGTGCTGCTCACCGCGGATCGGCCGCCGGAACTCTCCGACAGCGGCGCGAATCAGACGATCGATCAGGAAAAGTTCTACGGCGACTCTGTTCGAGCCTACAGAACGCTCCCGGAGCCCGAAGCGGCCGACAGGAAGCTCCGATCCCTTCGGACAACGGTCGCGCGCGCGGTCGGCACCGCGACCGGTGTGATGCCCGGCCCGGTACATCTCAATGTGCCGCTTCGAAAGCCGTTGGAGCCGAACGCGACCGCCGAATCGGTGCCGAAGGGCGTTCCCGACGGCGCGCTCCCGGAGGAGTTCGAGGGGAGCGATCGGGCGAGCCTCGCAGACCGTGACGGCCCGTTCGTCGCAACCGTTCGCGGGCGGGCGGGGCTCTCGGACGCTGACTGCCGGCGGATCGCCGACGCCGTCGAGCGGGCCGAACGCGGGCTCATCGTCTGTGGACCGGCCGACGACGGGGGACTGACGCGGGCGGCCCTCGACTCGCTCGCATGCTCGACCGGCTTTGCCGTCCTCGCCGATCCGCTCTCGGGACACCGCTTTGGAGCGCACGACGCGGGCGTGACGATCTGCGGGGGCTACGACGGCTATCTCTCGGCCATCGAGACGATCCCAGACGTCGTCATCCGGTTCGGAGCGTCGCCCACGTCGAAGCCGCTCCGACGCTACCTCCGTGACTCGGGAGCCAGACAGTTCGTCGTCGACCCGGCCGGCGGGTGGCGCGAGGCGACGTTCACCGCGACCGACCTCGTCGTCGCCGACGAGACGCGGTTCGCGGTCGATCTGGCCGACGCCGTCGACCGCGAGCGGGGAGCGTACGCGAACGCGCTCGCAGCGGCAGAGGACGATTACTGGTCGTTCGTGGCGGGGTCAGAACCGCCGGAAGGGGCGATCCTCGCCGACGCTGTCGCCCTCGCGCCCGATCCGACGACCCTCTTCGTTTCGAACTCGATGCCGGTTAGAGACCTCGATCGGTTCGGCCGCCCCCGGGACGCCGACGTGACCGCGCTCGGAAACCGCGGGGCCTCGGGGATCGACGGGATCACGTCGAGCGCGCTCGGCGCGGGCTACGGGACGGACGATTCGCTGGTGCTCGTCACGGGCGATCTCGCCTACTACCACGACATGAACGGGTTGCTCGCCGTCTCGCGGGCGGGCGTCGACGCGACGATCGTCTGCGTCAACAACGACGGTGGCGGCATCTTCCACCTCCTGCCGATCGAGGAACACGAAACGTTCGAGGAGTGGTTCCGGACGCCGCATGGCCTCGAGTTCGAGCACTCGGCCGCGCTGTACGATCTGGCGTTCGCCCGTACCGACGATCGGGGTGAGTTCCGCGAGCGGTACGCCGACTCGGTCGAGCGCGACGGAACCCAACTGATCGAAGTCCGAACCGACAGCGGGCGAAACCACGAGGAACGACGACGGCTCGAACGGGCCGTCGTCGATTACCTCTCGGGATGA
- a CDS encoding 1,4-dihydroxy-2-naphthoate polyprenyltransferase — translation MTAAVSTRQAWLMAARPQTLPAGAAPVLVGTGLAIDAGVFEPIPAAFALVGALLLQIGTNFANDYYDAVRGADTEDREGFTRVTAGGLIDPESVKRAMYAAFGLAILIGTYLVYVGGVPILIVGLASVVAGITYTGGPLPYGYRGLGDLFVFVFFGLVAVAGTYYVQAVVGVAGKFPLWIPDGTVPAAAIVAGLPAAGLSTAILVVNNIRDRETDAASDKRTLAVLLGYRASRIEWTAMVGLAYVIPVVFWLDGHHVAVLLAILTAPLAVRIGATVWRRSDGEALNPALERTGKLLFAHSALFAAGLAAPALL, via the coding sequence ATGACAGCGGCGGTATCCACGCGGCAGGCGTGGCTCATGGCGGCGCGTCCGCAGACGCTTCCGGCGGGGGCAGCGCCCGTGTTGGTCGGCACCGGGCTCGCGATCGATGCGGGCGTCTTCGAGCCGATTCCAGCTGCCTTCGCGCTCGTCGGCGCGCTCCTCTTGCAGATCGGGACGAACTTCGCGAATGACTACTACGACGCGGTCCGGGGCGCGGACACCGAGGACCGCGAGGGGTTCACCCGCGTCACCGCCGGCGGACTCATCGACCCCGAGTCAGTCAAGCGCGCGATGTACGCGGCGTTCGGGCTGGCGATCCTGATCGGCACATATCTCGTCTACGTCGGCGGCGTGCCGATCCTCATCGTCGGACTCGCCAGCGTCGTCGCCGGGATCACCTACACCGGCGGCCCGCTCCCCTACGGATATCGCGGACTCGGCGACCTGTTCGTGTTCGTCTTCTTCGGCCTCGTCGCGGTCGCCGGCACGTATTACGTGCAGGCGGTCGTCGGTGTCGCAGGGAAGTTCCCGCTGTGGATCCCAGACGGAACGGTCCCGGCGGCCGCGATCGTGGCCGGACTTCCGGCCGCCGGACTCTCGACGGCGATCCTCGTCGTCAACAACATCCGAGATCGGGAGACGGACGCCGCCTCGGACAAGCGGACGCTCGCGGTGCTCCTCGGTTACCGGGCGAGTCGGATCGAATGGACCGCGATGGTGGGTCTCGCCTACGTGATTCCGGTCGTGTTCTGGCTTGACGGCCACCACGTCGCCGTTCTGTTGGCTATTCTGACCGCACCGTTGGCCGTCCGAATCGGCGCGACGGTCTGGCGTCGATCCGACGGCGAGGCGCTGAATCCCGCGCTCGAACGAACCGGGAAGCTACTGTTCGCCCATTCGGCGCTCTTCGCGGCGGGGCTCGCCGCACCGGCGCTGCTCTGA
- a CDS encoding glycosyltransferase, whose product MTDRSTPTADPTGRANPSIGITIPAYDPDMLRLEQFIHDIEEVLDPEIVRIEIDAPRRTHVDRLEDAVDVVNVSNERRGKGGAITEGFDALETDIFMFADADGSVPASSLRHVLQQTIDGTADVSIGSRRHPTSNIVAHQTIARRFLGDTFAFVARKMLPTECRDYQCGAKAVRREAWEKIGPHCYEPGFAWDLEFISVAGALGYEIAEVPVEWEDHPDSTVDPISTPIELATALVDVKRRTGAIATSPRFREITETNRSTLTMLEDDD is encoded by the coding sequence ATGACCGACCGTTCGACGCCGACCGCAGATCCAACGGGCAGAGCGAATCCATCGATCGGTATCACCATCCCGGCCTACGATCCGGATATGCTGCGGCTCGAACAGTTTATCCACGACATCGAGGAAGTGCTCGACCCGGAGATCGTTCGCATCGAGATCGACGCCCCGCGGCGGACGCACGTCGATCGCCTCGAGGACGCCGTCGACGTCGTGAACGTCTCGAACGAGCGGCGGGGAAAAGGGGGAGCCATCACGGAGGGATTCGACGCGCTGGAGACGGATATCTTCATGTTCGCCGACGCCGACGGATCCGTCCCTGCCTCGTCGCTACGACACGTCCTCCAGCAAACGATCGACGGGACCGCTGACGTGAGTATCGGCTCGCGTCGACACCCGACCTCGAATATCGTAGCCCACCAGACGATCGCCAGACGGTTCCTCGGCGACACCTTCGCCTTCGTGGCGCGAAAGATGCTCCCGACGGAGTGTCGGGATTACCAGTGCGGCGCGAAGGCCGTCCGGCGGGAGGCGTGGGAGAAGATCGGTCCGCACTGCTACGAACCGGGGTTCGCCTGGGACCTCGAGTTCATCTCGGTGGCCGGCGCGCTCGGGTACGAAATCGCGGAAGTGCCAGTCGAGTGGGAGGATCATCCCGATTCAACGGTCGATCCGATCTCGACGCCTATCGAGCTGGCAACCGCGCTCGTCGACGTTAAGCGTCGGACCGGCGCGATCGCGACGAGCCCTCGATTCCGCGAGATCACGGAGACCAACCGATCGACGCTGACGATGCTCGAGGACGACGATTGA
- a CDS encoding 1,4-dihydroxy-2-naphthoyl-CoA synthase, which produces MVSKLFDASRWEPITDEFEDLTYHRSTETGAVRIAFDRPEVRNAFRPETVDELYTALDHAKRQTDVGCVLLTGNGPSSKDGGWAFCSGGDQRIRGDAGYEYEDEDDGDTPEAEQQSAPRLHILEVQRLIRHIPKPVIAVVPGWAVGGGHSLHVVCDMTLASAEHAKFLQTDPDVASFDAGFGSAYLARQVGHKKAREVFFLGKTYSAEEAVEMGMANEAVPHGELESTAHEWAETICSKSPMAIRMLKYAFNMDSDGLVGQQVFAGEATRLGYMTDEAKEGRDAFNENRDPEFRKFEWHY; this is translated from the coding sequence ATGGTCTCGAAACTGTTCGACGCGTCCCGCTGGGAACCGATCACTGACGAGTTCGAGGACCTCACGTATCACCGGTCGACGGAGACCGGCGCGGTCCGGATCGCCTTCGACCGCCCCGAGGTCCGCAACGCCTTCCGTCCGGAGACCGTCGACGAACTCTACACCGCTCTCGATCACGCGAAGCGGCAGACCGACGTCGGCTGTGTCCTGCTCACCGGAAACGGCCCTTCCTCGAAGGACGGCGGTTGGGCGTTCTGCTCGGGCGGCGACCAACGCATCCGCGGGGACGCGGGCTACGAGTACGAAGACGAGGATGACGGAGACACTCCCGAGGCCGAACAACAGTCCGCGCCGCGGCTCCACATCCTCGAAGTGCAGCGGCTCATCCGTCACATCCCGAAACCCGTCATCGCCGTCGTGCCGGGATGGGCCGTCGGCGGCGGCCACTCGTTGCACGTCGTCTGTGACATGACGCTCGCCTCCGCCGAACACGCGAAGTTCCTCCAGACCGATCCGGACGTGGCCTCCTTCGACGCCGGGTTCGGCTCGGCGTATCTCGCCCGGCAGGTCGGCCACAAGAAAGCCCGCGAGGTGTTCTTCCTCGGCAAGACCTACTCCGCCGAGGAGGCCGTCGAGATGGGGATGGCGAACGAAGCCGTCCCCCACGGGGAGCTCGAATCCACGGCCCACGAGTGGGCCGAGACGATCTGCTCGAAGTCGCCGATGGCGATCCGCATGCTCAAGTACGCGTTCAACATGGATTCGGACGGCCTCGTCGGCCAGCAGGTGTTCGCCGGGGAGGCGACCCGACTCGGCTACATGACCGACGAGGCCAAGGAGGGCCGCGACGCGTTCAACGAAAATCGCGATCCGGAGTTCCGCAAGTTCGAGTGGCACTACTGA
- a CDS encoding ArnT family glycosyltransferase yields the protein MATSEETIPRDLWFMIAFFASAVILPLIYLDQPLHFDEGIFLTIGNQLASGETLYADIADHKPPGVFFVATAVYHLFDAPVVAARLFTYGVIAGSGLLVVRLGQQFRGRLEAQVAGVLFVVMSYLPHFDGFYFMTEPYAVLAMLVAAVSFTRDSAISRVGAGVALGIGVLFNQTVFLFGATILLYHLLKLRFPEARTRDHVVETTERILTIGAGFLATMAAVATVLYSWGILRETFYYALVVPLTNYSTPFDLWGHILAFATLLPVWLLAGGMVLLVGAAVVRGVAVDDRQLFVALWAVVMSIPGARAFSGDHKLLFAFPALALLTAIASTEIYRAAVRNRDQFRDVRAGLPDRSALLAGLLIVVVFSTTSVAGAGTVYYASNVLEDDIAEERTAAENALDGIDGPVYAFNVEASLYVHTDTEPRTTYLGTIYSDRIANDKISDLQRNDVRYVAVREFHVTDGNVVSDRYWSDHKSIMTDYLNRNYEPVDTRGGYVIFERVKGEGGQPRR from the coding sequence TTGGCGACGTCGGAGGAAACGATTCCACGCGACCTCTGGTTCATGATCGCGTTCTTCGCGTCGGCCGTTATACTGCCGCTCATATACCTCGATCAACCGCTGCACTTCGACGAGGGTATCTTTCTGACCATCGGGAACCAGTTGGCGTCCGGCGAGACGCTGTACGCAGATATCGCGGATCACAAACCGCCCGGCGTATTCTTCGTCGCCACGGCGGTGTATCACCTGTTCGACGCCCCCGTCGTCGCCGCTCGCTTATTCACATACGGCGTCATCGCTGGTTCCGGACTGCTGGTGGTCCGTCTCGGACAGCAGTTCCGCGGTCGGCTGGAGGCGCAAGTGGCTGGCGTACTTTTCGTCGTCATGTCGTATCTCCCTCACTTCGACGGATTCTACTTCATGACCGAACCCTACGCCGTCCTGGCAATGCTCGTCGCCGCCGTGTCGTTCACCCGCGACTCGGCGATCTCGAGGGTCGGTGCCGGCGTCGCGCTGGGTATCGGGGTCCTGTTCAACCAGACCGTCTTCCTGTTCGGCGCCACGATTCTACTCTATCACCTCCTCAAATTGCGGTTTCCGGAGGCACGCACGCGCGACCACGTCGTGGAGACGACGGAACGCATACTCACAATCGGCGCCGGATTCCTGGCGACGATGGCGGCAGTCGCGACGGTGCTTTACTCCTGGGGTATCCTCCGCGAAACCTTCTACTACGCGCTCGTGGTCCCGTTGACGAACTACAGCACACCGTTCGATCTGTGGGGACACATCCTCGCCTTTGCGACGCTGCTTCCCGTCTGGCTACTCGCCGGCGGAATGGTGCTTCTGGTCGGCGCGGCGGTGGTTCGCGGCGTCGCGGTCGACGACCGACAGCTGTTCGTCGCCCTCTGGGCCGTCGTGATGAGCATTCCCGGCGCGAGGGCGTTCTCCGGCGATCACAAACTCCTGTTCGCCTTTCCCGCGCTGGCGCTTCTCACCGCCATCGCGTCGACCGAGATATACCGTGCGGCGGTGCGGAATCGAGACCAGTTCCGGGATGTGCGCGCCGGGTTGCCGGATCGATCCGCGCTTCTCGCAGGGCTGTTGATCGTGGTCGTGTTCTCGACGACGTCGGTCGCCGGTGCCGGGACCGTCTACTACGCGTCGAACGTCTTGGAGGACGACATCGCGGAGGAGCGAACGGCGGCGGAAAACGCCCTTGACGGGATCGATGGACCCGTGTACGCGTTTAACGTCGAAGCGAGCCTGTACGTCCACACCGACACCGAGCCCCGGACCACCTACCTCGGAACCATATACAGCGACCGGATCGCCAACGACAAGATATCGGATCTCCAGCGAAACGACGTTCGGTACGTAGCGGTTCGCGAGTTCCACGTCACGGACGGGAACGTCGTTAGCGATCGGTACTGGTCCGACCACAAGTCGATAATGACCGACTACCTCAATCGTAACTACGAGCCCGTCGATACGCGGGGAGGGTACGTGATTTTCGAGCGAGTCAAGGGTGAGGGAGGGCAGCCTCGGCGATGA